In one Stenotrophomonas maltophilia genomic region, the following are encoded:
- a CDS encoding DEAD/DEAH box helicase, giving the protein MAYELAKRTADAEQQLATRDGLPARDGALLSARLQRRYHDRITGSFAIPGREGRYAPIPESVPPALAAALKARGIEQLYSHQAEAWEASQRGEHVAIVTPTASGKSLCYTLPVVSAAMQDNAKALYLFPTKALAQDQVAELLELNRAGDLGVKAFTFDGDTPGDARQAIRLHGDIVVSNPDMLHQAILPHHTKWAQFFENLRYIVIDEVHTYRGVFGSHVTNVLRRLKRICAFYGVQPQFILCSATIGNPQAHAEALIEAPVTAITESGAPSGPKQVLLWNPPVINPDLGLRASARSQSNRIARIAIKSGLKTLVFAQTRLMVEVLTKYLKDIFDHDPRKPPRIRAYRGGYLPTERRETERAMRAGSIDGIVSTSALELGVDIGSLDVVILNGYPGSVAATWQRFGRAGRRQQPALGVMVASSQPLDQYVVRHPDFFAEASPEHARIAPDQPLILFDHIRCAAFELPFRVGDGFGPIDPEVFLEALAETDVVHREGERWEWIADSYPANAVSLRAVADGNFVVVDRSDGRQQIIAEVDYSAAALTLYEGAIHMVQSTPYQVETLDWEGRKAYVTRTHVDYYTDSIDFTKLKVLDRFDGGVAGRGDSHHGEVHVVRRVAGYKKIRYYTHENIGYGPVNLPDQELHTTAVWWQLPQALLLRAFASRQDALDGFLGAAYALHIVATVAVMADARDLQKSVGNGDGAWFAVADQSGRGQLRGSDGDPGAVELLQVFVPTVYLYDNFPGGVGLSEPLWQRQAELVQRARELVQRCDCTAGCPACVGPVLAAQEEDETSPRALALRVLDLFDADACQHVPDAVPATRGAVELLAP; this is encoded by the coding sequence ATGGCCTACGAACTCGCCAAGCGCACCGCCGACGCGGAGCAGCAACTCGCGACCCGCGACGGTCTGCCCGCCCGCGACGGTGCCCTGCTCAGCGCGCGCCTGCAGCGCCGCTACCACGACCGCATCACCGGCAGCTTTGCCATCCCCGGCCGCGAGGGCCGATATGCGCCCATTCCGGAATCGGTACCGCCGGCCCTTGCCGCCGCATTGAAGGCACGTGGCATCGAACAGCTGTACAGCCACCAGGCCGAGGCCTGGGAGGCCAGCCAGCGCGGCGAGCATGTGGCCATCGTCACCCCGACCGCCAGCGGCAAGTCGCTGTGCTACACCCTGCCGGTGGTCAGTGCGGCCATGCAGGACAACGCCAAGGCGCTGTACCTGTTCCCCACCAAGGCGCTGGCGCAGGACCAGGTGGCCGAACTGCTGGAGCTCAACCGCGCCGGCGATCTCGGGGTGAAGGCGTTCACCTTCGATGGCGACACGCCCGGGGACGCGCGGCAGGCGATCCGCCTGCATGGCGACATCGTGGTATCCAATCCCGACATGCTGCACCAGGCGATCCTGCCGCATCACACCAAGTGGGCGCAGTTCTTCGAGAACCTGCGCTACATCGTCATCGACGAAGTGCATACCTACCGCGGCGTGTTCGGCAGCCATGTCACCAACGTACTGCGCCGGCTCAAGCGCATCTGTGCGTTCTATGGCGTGCAACCCCAGTTCATCCTGTGCTCGGCCACCATCGGCAATCCGCAGGCCCATGCCGAAGCCCTGATCGAAGCACCGGTCACGGCCATCACCGAGTCCGGTGCGCCCAGCGGACCGAAGCAGGTGCTGCTGTGGAACCCGCCGGTCATCAACCCGGACCTGGGCCTGCGTGCATCGGCGCGTTCGCAGAGCAACCGCATCGCCCGCATCGCGATCAAGTCCGGCCTCAAGACCCTGGTGTTCGCGCAGACGCGGCTGATGGTCGAAGTGCTGACCAAGTACCTGAAGGACATCTTCGACCACGATCCGCGCAAGCCACCGCGCATCCGCGCCTATCGCGGCGGTTACCTGCCCACCGAGCGTCGCGAGACCGAACGCGCCATGCGCGCGGGCAGCATCGATGGCATCGTCAGCACCTCGGCGCTGGAACTGGGCGTGGATATCGGCAGTCTGGACGTGGTGATCCTCAACGGCTATCCGGGCAGCGTGGCCGCCACCTGGCAGCGTTTCGGCCGTGCCGGACGCCGCCAGCAGCCCGCGCTGGGCGTGATGGTGGCCAGTTCGCAGCCGCTGGACCAGTACGTGGTACGCCATCCGGACTTCTTCGCCGAAGCCTCGCCCGAACATGCGCGCATCGCCCCGGACCAGCCACTGATCCTGTTCGACCACATCCGCTGCGCGGCCTTCGAGCTGCCGTTCCGGGTCGGCGATGGCTTCGGCCCGATCGATCCGGAGGTGTTCCTGGAAGCCCTGGCCGAGACCGACGTGGTCCATCGCGAAGGCGAGCGCTGGGAGTGGATCGCCGACAGCTATCCGGCCAACGCGGTGAGCCTGCGCGCGGTGGCCGACGGCAACTTCGTGGTGGTCGACCGCAGCGACGGCCGCCAGCAGATCATCGCCGAGGTCGATTACTCCGCCGCCGCGCTGACCCTGTACGAGGGCGCCATCCACATGGTGCAGTCCACGCCGTACCAGGTGGAGACGCTGGACTGGGAGGGGCGCAAGGCCTACGTCACCCGCACCCACGTGGACTACTACACCGACAGCATCGACTTCACCAAGCTCAAGGTGCTGGATCGTTTCGACGGCGGCGTGGCCGGGCGCGGCGATTCGCACCACGGCGAGGTGCACGTGGTGCGCCGCGTGGCCGGCTACAAGAAGATCCGGTACTACACCCACGAGAACATCGGCTACGGCCCGGTCAACCTGCCCGACCAGGAACTGCACACCACCGCAGTGTGGTGGCAGCTCCCGCAGGCGCTGCTGCTGCGTGCGTTCGCCAGCCGGCAGGACGCGCTGGATGGCTTCCTGGGTGCCGCCTACGCGCTGCACATCGTCGCTACGGTGGCGGTGATGGCCGACGCACGCGATCTGCAGAAGTCGGTCGGCAATGGCGACGGTGCATGGTTCGCGGTTGCCGACCAGAGCGGCCGCGGCCAGCTGCGCGGCAGCGATGGCGATCCGGGCGCGGTCGAGCTGCTGCAGGTGTTCGTGCCGACCGTGTACCTGTACGACAACTTCCCGGGCGGCGTCGGCCTGAGCGAACCCCTGTGGCAGCGCCAGGCGGAGCTGGTGCAGCGCGCGCGCGAACTCGTGCAGCGCTGCGACTGCACGGCGGGCTGTCCGGCCTGCGTCGGCCCGGTACTGGCGGCGCAGGAGGAGGACGAGACCTCGCCGCGCGCACTGGCATTGCGCGTGCTGGACCTGTTCGATGCCGACGCCTGCCAGCACGTGCCCGATGCGGTGCCCGCCACCCGTGGCGCCGTGGAGCTGCTGGCACCGTGA
- a CDS encoding I78 family peptidase inhibitor, translated as MRSSLWLMLGCTLPLAACSHAGGSAGSGSSSDPAPRPPHVAGSPQRCNPEKLEGLAGRAADEATVKQVVEASGARTARVVKPGMAVTMDFREDRVTIEVDAQNRIVRANCG; from the coding sequence ATGCGTTCCAGTCTCTGGTTGATGCTCGGTTGTACCCTGCCGCTGGCCGCCTGCAGCCATGCGGGCGGCAGTGCAGGCAGTGGCAGCAGCAGCGATCCTGCACCCCGGCCTCCGCATGTCGCAGGAAGCCCGCAGCGATGCAACCCGGAAAAGCTGGAGGGGCTGGCAGGCAGGGCCGCCGACGAGGCCACGGTGAAGCAGGTGGTTGAAGCCAGTGGTGCACGCACGGCGCGGGTGGTGAAGCCCGGCATGGCGGTGACCATGGATTTCCGCGAGGACCGGGTCACCATCGAGGTCGACGCGCAGAACCGGATCGTGCGCGCCAACTGCGGTTGA
- a CDS encoding ribonuclease H-like domain-containing protein produces MSLSLDKLRLLRKQAGDPKAGPPAVTAAAPAAVVPAAANDARQPPAERSVFAWVEQEIRHKPTGPAVMTPAPTTPPLRQPHVGSLHRLLGLRTRGSAAPLHATAQDRRLPGEEIAPGLFLIESLQPQPVPKVPLSLAFARRENEHVAAHDLLFFDTETTGLAGGTGTRAFMIGAADWYTCPQRGEGLRIRQLLISTMAAEEAMLATFAGWLQPSTVFCSYNGRSYDAPLLKARYRLARQRDPISALDHVDLLYPTRRRYRGTWENCRLSTIERQLLRVIREDDLPGSEAPGAWLRFLRGGDAVNLRRVADHNHQDVVTLALLLQRLVREEAQERELLALQAPPGMA; encoded by the coding sequence GTGAGCCTGAGCCTGGACAAGCTGCGTCTGCTGCGGAAGCAGGCGGGCGACCCGAAGGCCGGGCCGCCGGCTGTCACGGCGGCGGCGCCCGCAGCGGTCGTCCCGGCAGCGGCCAATGATGCACGGCAGCCACCGGCCGAACGCTCGGTATTCGCCTGGGTTGAACAGGAGATCCGCCACAAGCCGACCGGCCCGGCCGTCATGACACCCGCCCCCACCACGCCACCGTTGCGGCAGCCCCACGTCGGCAGCCTGCATCGCCTGCTGGGATTGCGCACACGCGGCAGCGCAGCGCCCCTGCACGCGACCGCACAGGACCGGCGGCTGCCCGGCGAGGAGATCGCGCCAGGCCTGTTCCTGATCGAATCCCTGCAGCCGCAGCCGGTTCCGAAGGTTCCCCTGTCGCTGGCGTTCGCCCGGCGCGAGAACGAGCACGTGGCCGCGCACGACCTGCTGTTCTTCGATACCGAGACCACCGGGCTGGCCGGCGGCACCGGGACCCGCGCCTTCATGATCGGTGCTGCCGACTGGTACACCTGCCCGCAGCGCGGCGAAGGCCTGCGCATCCGCCAGTTGCTGATATCGACGATGGCCGCCGAAGAGGCGATGCTGGCCACCTTCGCCGGCTGGCTGCAGCCCTCCACGGTGTTCTGCAGCTACAACGGCCGCAGCTACGATGCGCCCCTGCTGAAGGCGCGCTACCGGCTGGCGCGCCAACGCGACCCGATCAGTGCCCTGGATCATGTCGACCTGCTGTATCCGACCCGCCGCCGCTATCGCGGCACCTGGGAGAACTGCAGGCTGTCCACCATCGAGCGCCAGCTGCTGCGCGTGATCCGCGAAGACGATCTGCCGGGATCGGAGGCACCGGGCGCGTGGCTGCGGTTCCTGCGCGGCGGCGACGCGGTGAACCTGCGCCGGGTGGCCGATCACAATCACCAGGACGTGGTGACCCTGGCCCTGCTGCTGCAGCGGCTGGTCCGCGAGGAAGCACAGGAGCGCGAACTGCTCGCCCTGCAGGCGCCACCCGGCATGGCCTGA
- a CDS encoding DUF4132 domain-containing protein: MSTQVPGSQLRSLAALLAGTEASSTLAGFHGEDQAALLARLDDGQLASLLPMALGCDGLPPTDSARQWAHRILDADAQRQPRLTVAICAAALLRLSRRSTGTRSGALRPVDGVALLARCTEPGHERLQAPALALLQHCGLHAGASVEAGSDALALLALARCAGADGSGTLASLLDGCSAHPLLRDELRLVAHWPLQDLLRHARIAELYPTEADIDPAPADLQPLSEHDTYLQFAEHALQQAAQRLQAIHSGQAPYIADRAFSIAEAGVLWRATRAALECDAPWLRPLLAQVLPPVCVAPTAARTLPSQSVAVALAKAVNAMPTPEAIAALALARSQVRHAGIARKLDRHLAAAERRLAQRPQLLLRLPVIAAGRRSLASLARALEATFVLGGEWALQDWRDACRQPALATLLQGLVWQLADARGHWIDAMPVDGAEAFADAHGIVVALQGRNRLRLWHPARSQPHLRAAWRARLIEQRCRQPLRQVFREHYLDARGEPADTAAFNGLTLSVATLAGLARRQGWHGDDGGQLMLAKGPWRIGWQLSAPLSHGLAGEIRSGRVQFQRQHRDAWQPVQARELPAVVASELLRELDLLASTCACGGEGMPLPPARMVRLRGRTLEHLLAAHPQRDLMTFQRRHVQVGHYRLHLATARASLAGQTLALPDLPARPRRWLPYDDAVLAQLLGRIEQLAERVLTPPEAPIDETVCS; encoded by the coding sequence ATGAGCACCCAGGTCCCGGGCTCCCAGCTGCGCTCCCTTGCTGCCCTGCTGGCCGGCACGGAGGCGTCCAGCACGCTGGCCGGATTCCATGGCGAGGACCAGGCGGCGCTGCTGGCCCGGCTGGATGACGGGCAACTGGCCAGCCTGCTGCCGATGGCCCTGGGGTGCGACGGGCTGCCGCCCACCGATAGCGCCCGCCAGTGGGCGCACCGCATTCTCGACGCCGACGCGCAGCGGCAGCCCCGTCTTACCGTTGCGATCTGCGCCGCTGCACTGCTGCGCTTGTCCCGGCGCAGCACCGGTACACGGTCGGGCGCGCTTCGTCCGGTCGACGGCGTGGCCCTGCTTGCGCGCTGCACCGAGCCCGGCCACGAGCGGCTGCAGGCGCCCGCGCTGGCATTGCTGCAGCACTGCGGCCTGCACGCCGGGGCAAGCGTCGAAGCCGGCAGCGATGCACTGGCGCTGCTGGCGTTGGCGCGCTGTGCCGGTGCCGACGGCAGCGGAACGCTGGCCTCGCTGCTGGACGGCTGCAGCGCGCACCCGCTGCTGCGTGATGAGCTTCGCCTGGTGGCGCACTGGCCGTTGCAGGACCTGTTGCGCCATGCCCGCATCGCCGAGCTGTACCCCACCGAGGCCGACATCGATCCGGCACCCGCCGATCTGCAGCCACTGAGCGAACACGACACCTACCTGCAGTTCGCCGAGCACGCATTGCAGCAGGCAGCGCAGCGCCTGCAGGCGATCCACAGTGGCCAGGCGCCCTACATCGCTGACCGTGCCTTCAGCATCGCCGAAGCCGGTGTGCTCTGGCGTGCCACGCGCGCGGCACTGGAATGCGATGCGCCCTGGCTGCGGCCCTTGCTGGCGCAGGTGCTGCCACCGGTGTGCGTTGCCCCGACCGCCGCCCGGACCCTGCCCTCGCAATCGGTGGCGGTGGCGCTGGCCAAGGCGGTCAATGCGATGCCCACCCCCGAGGCCATCGCCGCGCTGGCGCTGGCGCGGTCGCAGGTGCGCCATGCCGGTATCGCGCGGAAGCTGGACCGCCATCTGGCCGCCGCCGAACGCCGCCTCGCACAGCGCCCGCAACTGCTGCTGCGCCTGCCGGTCATTGCCGCCGGCAGGCGCTCACTGGCCAGCCTGGCCCGTGCCCTGGAGGCCACGTTCGTGCTGGGCGGCGAGTGGGCACTGCAGGACTGGCGCGACGCGTGCCGGCAACCGGCATTGGCCACCCTGCTGCAGGGCCTGGTCTGGCAGCTCGCGGATGCGCGCGGGCACTGGATCGATGCGATGCCGGTGGACGGCGCGGAGGCGTTCGCCGATGCGCATGGCATCGTGGTCGCGTTGCAGGGCCGCAACCGCCTGCGCCTGTGGCATCCCGCCCGCAGCCAACCCCATCTGCGCGCCGCCTGGCGCGCGCGGCTGATCGAGCAGCGCTGCCGGCAACCGCTTCGCCAGGTGTTCCGCGAACACTATCTGGACGCCCGCGGCGAACCCGCCGATACCGCTGCATTCAATGGGCTGACGCTGTCGGTGGCGACCTTGGCCGGGCTGGCCCGTCGGCAAGGCTGGCACGGCGATGACGGCGGCCAGCTGATGTTGGCCAAAGGCCCGTGGCGGATCGGCTGGCAGCTGTCAGCACCGCTGTCGCATGGCCTTGCCGGTGAGATCCGCAGCGGCCGCGTCCAGTTCCAGCGGCAGCATCGCGACGCGTGGCAACCGGTGCAGGCGCGCGAGCTGCCCGCAGTGGTGGCGTCCGAACTGCTGCGCGAACTCGACCTGCTGGCCAGTACCTGCGCATGCGGTGGCGAGGGCATGCCACTGCCGCCGGCCCGCATGGTCCGCTTGCGCGGGCGGACCCTGGAGCATCTGCTGGCCGCTCATCCGCAGCGTGACCTGATGACCTTCCAGCGCCGCCATGTGCAGGTCGGCCACTACAGGCTGCACCTGGCCACCGCCCGCGCCAGCCTTGCCGGGCAGACGCTGGCCTTGCCGGATCTGCCGGCGCGGCCACGCCGCTGGCTGCCTTACGACGACGCCGTGCTGGCGCAGCTGCTGGGCCGCATCGAACAGCTCGCCGAACGGGTATTGACGCCCCCTGAAGCCCCGATCGATGAGACTGTCTGCTCCTGA